The DNA sequence TCAAAACAGCAAAGCAGTTATTCCCTATTCTTCAACAATCAGAAACATTAAATGACCTCATTCAACCCACGGATATACTCCACAGCAGACGTCAaccaccaaatttgaaaaacattctCACTAAAGCCAAATTTACATCAAACCCCGAAAAACCAGCAGTCTTCAAATGCGAGGATCCACGATGCGGTACTTGCCAATTTATACAAACCGGCCACTCCATAACTTTCAAAAACGGAATGAACTTCAAAGTAAATTTAACTATGACgtgtaaatctaaaaatctactttattgTATGACGTGCCCTACATGTGGAGAAAACTATATAGGACAAACAGGAACCAAATTGGCTGACCGTGTTCGtgtacataaacaacagatCAGAGATCCTACAATAAGAAACACACCGTGTAGCGGCCACTTTGATTCGTGCGGGGAaggcagtttttatattttcccattttacaaagtaaaagaggaaaatgaacaattacgcaaagccaaggaaaactatttcataaaactgtttaagccgaaactaaactgttaatatttttacttcatgttatttaacatgtatattttacatagaatgtctcctttaatgtacaggaatttagaggcgcttaaaacttatagacggaactgtttaaaatatgtctgtattttttaaaagtgcttaacattaacattgtataatgttctgacgtcacaatcatgactgcattatgtttaacgttgcccacataacgtcacgaagatgacgtcataatggaacttgtttacattgtttaaaaatctactgacgagcccgcagggcgaaagcgctatagataaaagtttgagcattggattttattttttttttactttattctaccccgataccaagaaaaaataatttattgaatatatatatatatatatatatatatatatatatatatatatatatatatatatatatatatatacatgtatacatgtatgtatatataggagagagagaaaatattttCGGCTGGACAGGGAATCGAACCCGGCTTACCGCATAATTAAAATTAActcgtaaataaccacttttactccaataaaagaatgttcaaattaattaaaaaatatttataatgtgACATATACTTTTCAATTCTCGTCTGAGTTTTTCTATGTTAAATGCATAAATAAAAGGGTTTACTACGGAATTTAAACAGGAGAGTGTAGCGACTATGAAGAGTTGTTTTTGTGTTAATGATTCAAAGAATGACGCGATGACCATTGGGCCTGTACAAATCAAAAGTGCCGTGATGATAAATCCAATTAGTTTCATAGAGCCAAACAATTTCTTATTCATGTGTTGCGTCAACTGATCATTTCCGGAGTAAGGTAGTGTTGTCATTTCATGGGATGTATTTGATGAATTTCCATTCTGATTCGCCTGCCAAGCGAACGTTCTTCTGTATCTTTGACGCATTCGACAAATAGTTAAGACGTAAAAGACAATTATCAGCGTTAATAGCAATATTGTCATagactgaaaataaataatcataATTGGGTAACGCTTGCCAAATACACATTTGAATTTGCAAAAAGGCAGTTTTTCTGCCACATGACGATAATGAACCATGGATATGTTAAAACCAAGAACAACTAGCCAGAAAGCGATGTAAATAGCGTACTTCCGGTTGTTCTGCAGCAATTTTTTATCCAAGACTGATTCCGATATTTTGAGATATCGATGAAAACTGATCAGAAACGTTTGACAAAAGGAAAGCGTAATACTGCTGATAAACAATACACTGGTCATCACACATGGTACATAAAAGGTAGCCCATTGTGGTGTAAACAAACGCAACCCGCCAACACACATGCTCAATCCAAGAATCAAATCACTGATAGACAGGCAGAGGACTAGATTGTGGTGTGTGTTTTGTCTGAGTTCTTTGCTGACGATGAGAGTTAATAAAACCACGGCGTTAAGAACGAGGGCGGTTCCTCCGATGAGAAATGCTACAAGAGCCGATAACAAACGCCATCGATCCTCCGCTTCTCCTTTTGTAGTGCCATTCCAAACCGCCAGCATACTTCCCGTCGATGTTTCGTTGATTACGTATTCCAGGCACCCAGACATCCTGCACTACAAGCAGAATTACTACAATTAACTTTTGTTTagatttcaaatgttttgttatttctattcaatatttctttCCATGAGATCAACAGAAAAGCCTCAAAGTAAAACACCAAAAAACATTAGTTGATAAAgaataataattaattttaaaagGGGGGCAAAAACCGTAAGGGAAAATGCGTCATCGTCATTATAACGGTAATCCCGTAAAACTACATTGTCTTTTGACTAAATATGATTAGCTTAGGAATCCACAAATAGAACTACCAGTATATgttttgaagaaaataattcaagttGAAGGTCTTTTC is a window from the Ostrea edulis chromosome 5, xbOstEdul1.1, whole genome shotgun sequence genome containing:
- the LOC125649867 gene encoding cannabinoid receptor type 1B-like, whose product is MSGCLEYVINETSTGSMLAVWNGTTKGEAEDRWRLLSALVAFLIGGTALVLNAVVLLTLIVSKELRQNTHHNLVLCLSISDLILGLSMCVGGLRLFTPQWATFYVPCVMTSVLFISSITLSFCQTFLISFHRYLKISESVLDKKLLQNNRKYAIYIAFWLVVLGFNISMVHYRHVAEKLPFCKFKCVFGKRYPIMIIYFQSMTILLLTLIIVFYVLTICRMRQRYRRTFAWQANQNGNSSNTSHEMTTLPYSGNDQLTQHMNKKLFGSMKLIGFIITALLICTGPMVIASFFESLTQKQLFIVATLSCLNSVVNPFIYAFNIEKLRRELKSICHIINIF